The following proteins come from a genomic window of Terribacillus aidingensis:
- the treC gene encoding alpha,alpha-phosphotrehalase has protein sequence MREPWWKRSTVYQIYPKSFHDTTGNGMGDLQGIIEKLDYLKELGIDMVWLTPIYRSPQRDNGYDISDYYEIEPAYGTMEDVERLIGELHERDMKLMMDIVINHTSTDHEWFRQAKSSKDNPYRDYYIWRDPHDGAEPNNWVSKFGGNAWSLEEHTNQYYLHLFDKTQADLNWENEKVRKDLFKMMNFWAEKGLDGFRLDVINLVSKVQSLPYDHDAPDGQFGKEYYTDGPRIHEFMHEMNQEVFTPHSLVTVGEMSSTSLASCQQYTKPDAEELSMTFNFHHLKVDYDNGMKWTDGKLEFIKLKQILSDWQIGMHEVGGWNALFWCNHDQPRIVSRFGDDGQYWKESAKMLATVLHMMQGTPYIYQGEEIGMTDPKFSNIEDYKDVETHNAFQALKEDGMGSELALRIIQRRSRDNSRTPMQWNQEKNAGFTDGNPWIAVASNYADINVEKALQDDDSIFYHYQKLIRLRKEYAIITHGDYEPICMDDDRVFCYERKWNGEKLLVVANFFGETAEFSYPKEHMAKAEILLSNYADSPSDYRKIRLRPYEAVIYHSKA, from the coding sequence ATGCGCGAACCATGGTGGAAGAGAAGTACTGTATATCAAATTTACCCGAAAAGCTTTCATGATACGACAGGCAATGGAATGGGGGATTTGCAGGGAATAATCGAAAAGCTCGATTATTTGAAGGAGCTCGGTATTGATATGGTGTGGCTGACGCCAATCTACCGATCGCCGCAGCGTGATAATGGGTATGATATCAGTGATTATTACGAGATTGAACCTGCTTACGGTACGATGGAAGATGTGGAAAGATTAATAGGGGAATTGCATGAGCGTGATATGAAGCTGATGATGGATATCGTCATCAATCACACCTCAACTGATCACGAATGGTTCCGCCAGGCGAAATCTTCAAAGGATAATCCTTACCGTGATTATTATATTTGGCGAGATCCGCACGATGGCGCAGAACCGAATAACTGGGTATCCAAGTTTGGAGGTAATGCCTGGAGTTTAGAGGAACATACGAATCAGTATTATTTACATCTTTTCGACAAGACGCAGGCGGATCTTAACTGGGAGAATGAAAAGGTGCGGAAAGATTTGTTCAAGATGATGAATTTCTGGGCAGAGAAGGGTCTTGATGGATTCCGTCTGGATGTTATCAACCTTGTTTCAAAAGTCCAGAGCCTACCCTATGATCATGATGCCCCAGATGGTCAATTTGGGAAAGAGTACTACACAGACGGACCTCGAATCCACGAATTCATGCATGAAATGAACCAGGAAGTTTTCACACCTCATAGTCTAGTAACAGTTGGCGAGATGTCGTCTACTAGCTTGGCTTCTTGCCAGCAGTATACAAAACCAGATGCCGAGGAGTTGAGTATGACATTCAATTTCCACCATCTGAAGGTGGATTATGATAACGGAATGAAGTGGACAGATGGTAAGCTGGAGTTCATTAAGCTGAAGCAGATTTTATCTGACTGGCAAATCGGTATGCATGAGGTAGGTGGCTGGAATGCCCTCTTCTGGTGCAATCATGATCAGCCGCGTATTGTCAGCAGGTTCGGAGATGACGGTCAATACTGGAAGGAATCAGCAAAGATGCTGGCAACCGTTCTGCACATGATGCAAGGAACTCCTTATATTTATCAAGGAGAAGAGATTGGAATGACCGACCCGAAGTTTTCTAACATCGAAGATTATAAGGATGTAGAAACCCACAATGCATTTCAAGCCCTCAAAGAGGATGGTATGGGCAGTGAACTAGCCTTGAGAATCATCCAGCGCCGCTCCCGGGATAATTCGCGGACTCCGATGCAGTGGAACCAAGAAAAAAATGCTGGCTTTACTGATGGAAATCCGTGGATTGCAGTGGCATCGAATTATGCTGATATCAACGTTGAAAAGGCGCTGCAGGATGATGATTCGATTTTCTATCATTATCAAAAGCTGATTAGATTGCGGAAGGAATATGCTATCATAACCCATGGAGACTATGAACCGATATGTATGGATGATGATCGTGTCTTCTGTTATGAACGGAAGTGGAATGGTGAAAAATTGCTTGTCGTAGCGAATTTCTTTGGAGAGACAGCAGAATTTTCCTATCCGAAAGAACACATGGCAAAAGCAGAAATCCTGCTTTCCAATTATGCTGATAGTCCGTCAGATTACAGAAAGATACGGCTTCGCCCGTACGAAGCGGTCATTTACCATAGTAAAGCGTAA
- a CDS encoding pyridoxamine 5'-phosphate oxidase family protein, whose amino-acid sequence MMEQAEVRKHVEQILENQKIGTLATVQGGKPYTRYMAFFNEGYTLYCATSGSSHKVDDIENNHNVHILLGYNGDGVGDEYVEIEAEAKVSESSELKQQLWKDSFSAWLDGPNDPDYVVLEIKPDKIYLKNVNKNNVYTIDL is encoded by the coding sequence ATGATGGAACAAGCAGAAGTAAGAAAACATGTGGAACAGATCCTGGAAAATCAAAAGATCGGCACACTTGCTACCGTTCAAGGTGGTAAGCCTTATACTCGCTATATGGCCTTCTTCAACGAAGGATATACATTATATTGCGCAACAAGCGGCAGTTCACACAAGGTGGACGATATCGAAAACAATCATAACGTCCATATCCTGCTAGGATATAACGGCGACGGCGTCGGAGATGAGTATGTTGAAATCGAGGCTGAAGCAAAAGTCAGTGAATCTTCGGAGCTGAAACAGCAGCTTTGGAAGGATAGCTTCAGCGCTTGGCTTGACGGACCAAATGATCCAGATTATGTTGTACTGGAAATCAAGCCAGACAAGATATATTTGAAGAATGTGAACAAAAATAACGTTTATACAATCGACCTATAA
- a CDS encoding dimethylarginine dimethylaminohydrolase family protein encodes MTKMQEEKKPQTKCQSEFGELKHVVVCPPAYMEIRKVINETQKHYLNHNIDQDLAMKQHTDFVKALRDHGVDVMSLPAHEQFNEQVYTRDIGFCIGDTLFTANMGDEIRKGETKILREWLEKQGLTYKMVDEGTIEGGDVVVDRQRVWIGLSKRTDEKAIQQVQQLLPEYEVIPVRIREDILHLDCVFNLVRDDLAILYPDAFEQDDLERFRKLYNTIEISEEEQFYMGTNILSFAPDKLLSLPSNKRVNEALREEGVTVIEVNFSEIIKSGGSFRCCSLPLQRQ; translated from the coding sequence ATGACTAAGATGCAGGAAGAGAAAAAACCACAAACAAAGTGCCAGTCAGAATTTGGCGAGTTAAAGCATGTTGTTGTCTGTCCGCCGGCATATATGGAAATACGCAAAGTCATTAACGAAACACAAAAGCATTATCTGAATCATAATATCGATCAAGATTTAGCTATGAAACAGCATACTGACTTTGTAAAAGCTTTACGGGATCACGGAGTGGATGTGATGTCACTGCCGGCTCATGAGCAGTTTAATGAACAAGTATATACCCGGGATATCGGTTTTTGTATAGGAGATACATTATTTACTGCAAATATGGGTGATGAAATACGCAAAGGGGAAACGAAAATACTTCGGGAATGGCTGGAAAAACAAGGACTTACATACAAGATGGTAGATGAGGGAACAATTGAAGGCGGTGATGTCGTTGTTGACCGTCAGCGTGTATGGATTGGCCTCAGTAAACGGACAGATGAGAAAGCCATACAGCAAGTACAGCAGCTGCTGCCGGAATATGAAGTGATCCCAGTAAGGATTCGTGAGGATATCCTTCATTTGGATTGTGTCTTCAATTTGGTCCGGGATGACCTGGCAATTCTTTACCCCGATGCTTTTGAACAGGACGATCTAGAACGTTTCCGTAAACTGTACAACACAATCGAAATTTCGGAAGAAGAACAATTCTATATGGGTACGAATATCCTTTCCTTTGCACCTGATAAGCTATTGAGCCTGCCTTCAAATAAGCGGGTCAATGAGGCATTGCGTGAGGAAGGAGTGACAGTAATCGAAGTAAACTTCTCGGAAATCATCAAGTCCGGCGGTTCTTTCCGATGCTGTTCCCTCCCGCTGCAGCGCCAATGA
- a CDS encoding iron-containing alcohol dehydrogenase, giving the protein MDNFTFYNPTKLIFGKDQLDKLKEEIPAYGKKVLLVYGGGSIKRSGLYEKVLKELEEIGAEVFELSGVEPNPRVSTARKGVEICKTEGIDVLLAVGGGSVIDCTKAIAAGAKYDGDVWDIVTKKAFADDALPFGTVLTLAATGSEMNSGSVITNWETNEKYGWGSPHTFPKFSILDPQNTFTVPRDQTIYGIVDMMSHVLEHYFHTTTNTELQDRFCESLLLTVMETGPKLLDDLENYDYRAAILYSGTMALNGVLNMGYRGDWATHNLEHAVSAVHDIPHGGGLAILFPNWMKHVLDDETAPRFKQLAVRVFGIDPTGKTDKEAALEGIDALRAFWNSIDAPATLRDYDISEDSLELMAEKAYANGEFGGYRKLNKEDSLEIYKASF; this is encoded by the coding sequence TTGGATAATTTTACGTTTTATAACCCAACAAAATTGATTTTCGGTAAAGACCAATTAGATAAATTGAAAGAAGAAATTCCTGCATATGGCAAGAAAGTATTGCTTGTCTATGGCGGCGGAAGCATTAAGCGCAGCGGCTTGTATGAAAAGGTATTGAAAGAACTAGAAGAAATCGGTGCAGAAGTATTCGAACTTTCTGGAGTGGAACCAAACCCGCGTGTTTCTACTGCGCGTAAAGGTGTGGAAATCTGCAAAACAGAAGGAATCGATGTATTGCTTGCAGTTGGCGGCGGAAGTGTAATCGACTGTACGAAAGCTATTGCAGCAGGTGCGAAGTATGATGGAGATGTATGGGATATCGTAACCAAAAAAGCATTCGCAGACGATGCTCTTCCATTCGGTACTGTACTCACCCTTGCAGCGACAGGTTCTGAAATGAACTCCGGTTCTGTTATCACGAACTGGGAAACAAATGAAAAGTACGGCTGGGGAAGTCCTCATACATTCCCGAAATTCTCTATCCTGGATCCGCAGAACACATTCACTGTACCGCGTGATCAGACGATCTACGGTATCGTCGACATGATGTCACACGTATTGGAGCATTATTTCCATACAACAACGAATACAGAATTGCAGGATCGCTTCTGTGAATCCCTATTGCTTACGGTAATGGAAACAGGACCGAAGCTGCTTGATGATCTGGAAAATTACGATTACCGTGCAGCTATCCTTTACAGCGGAACAATGGCTTTGAACGGCGTATTGAACATGGGCTATCGCGGCGACTGGGCAACACATAACCTTGAGCACGCTGTATCTGCTGTGCATGACATTCCGCATGGCGGTGGTCTGGCAATTCTATTCCCGAACTGGATGAAGCATGTACTCGACGATGAGACTGCACCGCGCTTTAAACAGCTTGCTGTCCGTGTCTTCGGTATCGATCCAACAGGCAAAACGGATAAAGAAGCTGCACTTGAAGGAATTGATGCATTACGTGCTTTCTGGAACAGCATTGATGCACCAGCTACGCTTCGCGACTATGATATTTCCGAAGACAGCTTGGAATTGATGGCTGAAAAAGCATACGCGAACGGCGAGTTCGGCGGCTATCGCAAACTGAATAAAGAAGATTCACTTGAGATCTACAAAGCATCTTTCTGA
- a CDS encoding MFS transporter gives MSDIRNETIPDGHEIEQAENEIKEDAHSIKRIFKQPKAAWAVAFACVVAFMGIGLVDPILPSIAAQMDATPSQVELLFTSYLLVTGIMMLITGWLSSRIGPKMTLLIGLVIIILFSTLGGLAGSVDELVGLRAGWGLGNALFISTALAVIVSVASGGSAVAIMLYEAALGLGMSVGPLLGGLLGSIHWRAPFFGVAVLMLIGLLAVWILLTDVPKPAKKIPLSAPFQALRHPGLLTIGLTALFYNFGFFTLLTYSPFVLNLGEFGIGFVFFVWGVMLAIGSIFIAPSFETKLGTKRSLSLVMVGIIITLALMGIGADWPVFLIVMIALMGLLLGINNTVMTTAVMEVSPVERSTASAAYSFLRFTGGSISPWLAGKVSEHISIGAPYYVAAAAVLVGLLLFTARRGAMDRLS, from the coding sequence ATGTCGGACATTCGAAATGAAACGATACCCGATGGACACGAAATCGAACAAGCGGAAAATGAAATCAAGGAAGACGCACATAGTATAAAACGGATATTCAAGCAACCGAAGGCAGCATGGGCGGTTGCTTTTGCATGTGTCGTTGCATTTATGGGGATTGGTCTTGTCGATCCGATTCTTCCATCAATCGCTGCACAGATGGATGCAACGCCGAGTCAAGTAGAATTATTATTCACGAGTTATTTGCTCGTTACCGGAATCATGATGCTGATCACAGGCTGGTTATCCAGCCGGATCGGTCCGAAAATGACACTGCTCATTGGGTTGGTCATCATTATATTATTCTCCACTTTAGGAGGATTAGCCGGCAGTGTGGATGAATTGGTCGGCCTTCGTGCGGGCTGGGGGCTAGGTAATGCATTATTTATCTCCACAGCACTTGCCGTAATCGTCAGTGTTGCCAGCGGTGGTTCAGCAGTAGCCATCATGCTTTATGAAGCAGCTCTTGGATTAGGGATGTCAGTCGGACCGCTTCTGGGCGGACTGCTTGGATCCATCCATTGGCGTGCACCTTTCTTTGGTGTGGCGGTATTGATGCTGATCGGATTGCTGGCGGTGTGGATATTGCTGACAGATGTACCAAAACCAGCGAAGAAAATTCCGCTTTCAGCACCATTCCAGGCATTGCGTCACCCGGGGCTTTTGACGATAGGGTTGACAGCTTTATTTTATAACTTCGGTTTCTTTACGTTGCTGACATATTCACCGTTTGTCTTGAATCTCGGTGAATTCGGTATCGGATTCGTCTTCTTTGTTTGGGGAGTCATGCTGGCAATTGGGTCGATCTTTATAGCACCTTCTTTCGAAACGAAGCTAGGCACGAAAAGATCACTTAGTTTGGTAATGGTGGGTATCATCATTACGTTGGCTTTGATGGGGATTGGCGCAGATTGGCCAGTATTCCTGATAGTGATGATTGCATTAATGGGATTATTACTTGGTATTAACAATACGGTCATGACAACAGCTGTTATGGAAGTCTCGCCGGTTGAGCGTTCTACAGCATCAGCTGCATATAGTTTCCTGCGTTTCACCGGTGGTTCGATTTCACCATGGCTCGCGGGAAAAGTGTCGGAGCATATTTCGATTGGAGCTCCATACTATGTCGCGGCAGCGGCGGTGCTCGTCGGATTGCTGTTATTCACTGCTAGAAGAGGTGCAATGGATCGTTTGAGTTAA
- a CDS encoding MarR family transcriptional regulator translates to MESRDMIDFIELVRNVNKALRKEWDFQISGPQLVLLRLLKNSGPMRMSDLAEEVGISFSGATNLGNRMIKDGYLERIHSEKDRRVVMLAITQKGSDFYESFSGARDKAFSSFLGKLTEEEKNEFIRLSRKMLAD, encoded by the coding sequence GTGGAAAGCAGAGATATGATTGATTTTATCGAATTAGTACGTAATGTCAATAAAGCGTTGCGTAAGGAATGGGATTTTCAGATTTCCGGACCGCAGCTTGTCTTGTTGAGGCTGTTAAAAAATAGCGGGCCGATGCGTATGTCTGATTTGGCTGAGGAAGTGGGTATCAGCTTTAGCGGGGCAACGAACTTAGGAAACCGCATGATCAAGGATGGCTACTTGGAGCGAATCCACTCAGAAAAGGATCGTCGGGTTGTCATGCTTGCAATTACGCAAAAGGGATCTGACTTCTATGAGAGTTTTTCTGGAGCAAGGGACAAAGCATTCAGTTCTTTCCTCGGTAAACTAACAGAAGAGGAGAAAAACGAGTTCATCCGGCTCAGCCGTAAAATGCTCGCTGATTAA
- the treR gene encoding trehalose operon repressor, which yields MEKKFQTIYDLLAREIQTEKIKAGQLLPSENELTERFATSRETVRKALQLLSQNGYIQKLQGKGSVVLEQDKLPLPVSGLTSFKELARSMSQKVETYVSSLSSKEASGITQQLLQCEEGAPVWELHRLRKLDGEAVIYDKDLLLKELAPGLTEEIAADSIYDYLEQDLGLSISYAKKEVVVEEAHAEDKAIMDLGSYQQLVVVRSAVYLEDTTLFQYTESKHRPDKFRFVDFARRTK from the coding sequence ATGGAGAAGAAGTTTCAAACAATCTATGATTTGTTAGCAAGAGAAATCCAAACAGAGAAAATCAAGGCAGGACAGCTGCTGCCTTCTGAAAACGAACTGACGGAGAGATTTGCGACATCCAGGGAAACGGTTCGCAAAGCCTTGCAATTGCTGTCCCAAAATGGGTACATCCAAAAGCTGCAAGGAAAAGGCTCGGTCGTGCTTGAACAGGATAAGCTGCCTTTGCCGGTCAGCGGATTGACGAGCTTCAAGGAGCTGGCCCGCTCGATGTCGCAGAAGGTGGAGACATATGTATCGTCACTTTCTAGTAAGGAAGCGAGTGGCATTACCCAACAGCTGCTGCAATGTGAGGAAGGTGCGCCTGTATGGGAGCTTCATCGTTTGCGTAAGCTGGATGGCGAAGCGGTCATCTATGATAAAGATTTACTGTTGAAGGAACTTGCTCCTGGTTTAACAGAAGAAATAGCAGCTGACTCAATCTATGATTATCTGGAACAGGATCTAGGGTTATCCATTAGTTATGCAAAGAAAGAAGTTGTCGTTGAAGAAGCTCATGCGGAAGATAAAGCAATAATGGATTTGGGAAGTTATCAACAGCTTGTCGTAGTGCGCAGTGCAGTTTATCTTGAAGATACAACTTTATTCCAATATACCGAGTCGAAGCATCGACCGGACAAGTTTCGTTTTGTCGATTTTGCTCGAAGAACAAAATGA
- the treP gene encoding PTS system trehalose-specific EIIBC component, translating into MDLRQQAEEILAALGGKENIQAATHCVTRLRLALADESKVDKDALQNIDVVKGSFSANNQYQVVIGQGTVDKVYKEFIQVAEVGESTKDEVKETASKKGNPLQRALKTLGDIFIPILPAIVTAGLLLGIHNILNNPGIFFDNASIIEVYPQWAGIADMIYVIANTAFAFLPALIGWSAVKKFGGSPLLGMVLGLALIHPSLLNPTDYASAALEGNAPVWNLFGLEIQRIGYQGQVLPVLFAAWVLAKIEIFLRRKVPDSFQLLVVAPVALLLTGIVSFIVIGPIMFIVGNAITDGFVAVFDTVAPVGGLLYGALYGALVVTGLHHTFLALDLQLIANTGATFLWPILALSNISQGSATLGVMLATKDEKLRGLSLTSWISAWLGVTEPAVFGVNLRFRYPFFLALGASAVAGTFIAWRGVEASSVGIGGVPGIFSILPVSWGAFAIGMGIVIVVPFVTTYLVAKRKKNV; encoded by the coding sequence GTGGATCTAAGACAACAGGCAGAAGAAATACTGGCAGCACTTGGAGGGAAAGAGAATATCCAAGCTGCAACACATTGCGTCACGCGGCTACGGCTGGCGTTGGCCGATGAGAGTAAAGTAGATAAAGATGCACTGCAGAACATTGATGTTGTAAAGGGTTCTTTTTCAGCGAATAACCAGTATCAGGTTGTTATCGGTCAAGGTACGGTGGATAAAGTATATAAAGAGTTCATTCAGGTTGCCGAAGTCGGGGAATCTACAAAGGATGAAGTGAAGGAAACGGCAAGTAAGAAGGGTAATCCGCTGCAAAGAGCATTAAAAACGCTTGGCGACATTTTCATTCCCATTTTGCCGGCTATCGTAACTGCGGGTTTATTGCTAGGTATTCATAACATCTTAAATAATCCAGGTATCTTCTTCGACAATGCATCAATCATTGAGGTTTATCCGCAATGGGCGGGTATTGCTGATATGATTTATGTAATCGCTAACACGGCCTTTGCCTTCCTGCCGGCACTGATAGGCTGGTCGGCAGTCAAGAAATTCGGAGGCAGTCCGCTGCTAGGGATGGTGCTCGGATTGGCATTGATTCATCCGTCCCTATTGAATCCGACTGATTATGCTAGCGCTGCCCTGGAAGGAAATGCGCCAGTATGGAATCTGTTCGGACTGGAGATCCAGCGTATCGGATATCAAGGGCAAGTGCTGCCGGTACTTTTCGCAGCATGGGTCTTAGCTAAAATAGAAATATTCCTTCGTCGTAAAGTACCAGATAGTTTTCAGCTGCTCGTTGTCGCTCCTGTAGCACTACTGCTTACTGGTATTGTAAGCTTCATCGTAATCGGGCCAATTATGTTCATCGTTGGAAATGCCATTACAGATGGCTTCGTAGCTGTATTCGATACAGTCGCTCCAGTTGGCGGTTTACTGTACGGTGCTCTTTATGGAGCTTTGGTCGTTACCGGATTGCACCATACATTCCTTGCGTTGGATTTACAGCTGATTGCTAATACAGGTGCAACCTTCTTATGGCCGATACTGGCATTGTCGAATATATCCCAAGGTTCTGCAACGCTTGGTGTGATGCTGGCAACGAAGGATGAGAAGCTGAGAGGGTTATCACTGACGTCTTGGATCAGTGCTTGGCTCGGCGTAACAGAACCAGCAGTGTTCGGTGTGAATCTGCGATTCCGTTATCCATTCTTCCTTGCTCTTGGAGCTTCGGCTGTCGCTGGGACATTCATTGCCTGGAGAGGTGTGGAGGCAAGTTCGGTAGGAATCGGCGGTGTACCGGGTATCTTTTCTATACTGCCGGTGAGCTGGGGAGCCTTTGCAATCGGTATGGGAATAGTCATTGTGGTGCCGTTCGTCACAACGTATCTAGTAGCTAAAAGAAAAAAGAATGTGTAA
- a CDS encoding N-acetyltransferase family protein, producing MQYRIAELHDLPAIVSIYNSTIAGRMVTADLEEISVESRLDWFQHHTEQRPLWVVEEDGIVLGWISLEPFYGRAAYHKTVEVSIYIHQDARGKGLGKDMLQFVLDQSEALDFKTVLGFVFGHNEPSIKLFERFGFERWADMPNVAELDGIERDLVILGKRIRP from the coding sequence ATGCAATACCGCATCGCAGAACTTCACGATCTTCCCGCAATTGTTTCCATTTATAATTCCACGATTGCCGGCAGAATGGTCACCGCAGACTTGGAAGAGATATCAGTGGAAAGCAGACTGGATTGGTTCCAGCATCATACAGAACAGCGACCGCTTTGGGTCGTGGAGGAAGACGGAATCGTACTGGGCTGGATCAGCTTGGAGCCGTTTTATGGCCGGGCAGCTTATCACAAAACGGTGGAAGTCAGCATCTATATTCATCAGGATGCCAGAGGAAAAGGATTAGGAAAAGATATGCTCCAGTTCGTTCTAGACCAGTCTGAAGCATTGGATTTCAAGACCGTTCTAGGTTTCGTTTTTGGACATAATGAACCGAGCATTAAACTTTTTGAGCGTTTCGGATTTGAGCGCTGGGCTGATATGCCGAACGTAGCCGAATTAGATGGCATCGAGCGGGATTTAGTTATTTTAGGCAAGCGGATTCGCCCTTAA